The proteins below come from a single Rhodanobacter sp. LX-99 genomic window:
- the nagA gene encoding N-acetylglucosamine-6-phosphate deacetylase, protein MTLALANARVLTPDGWRDDLAVLLEGERIVDLLPPADPRVRDAHRHDLHGAMLLPGFIDVQVNGGGGVLFNEAPTVETLRRIGAAHRRFGTTGFLPTLISDRLEVMRAALAAVEQALAEGVPGVLGIHLEGPYLAPARKGVHDPKYFHAPGSDELALLCAPHRGVRLLTLAPDQVPLASIGALAAAGLIVCAGHTAADYETTRAALAAGVRGFTHLFNAMTPFGSREPGVVGAALEDADSWCGIIADGHHVHPASLRVAIAAKPRGKMLLVTDAMPPVGADRPDYVLNGETVIVQDGICRTAQGVLAGSALDMASAVRNAVQLLGLSLEEAVRMASTYPAEFLGLGGSHGRIAPGYRADLVMLDDECRVQQSWIGGSPE, encoded by the coding sequence ATGACACTCGCCCTTGCCAACGCCCGAGTACTCACCCCAGACGGCTGGCGCGACGATCTCGCCGTGCTGCTGGAGGGCGAGCGCATCGTCGACCTGCTGCCGCCTGCCGACCCGCGCGTGCGTGATGCGCATCGGCACGATCTGCACGGCGCGATGCTGTTGCCCGGCTTCATCGACGTGCAGGTCAACGGCGGCGGTGGCGTGCTGTTCAACGAGGCACCCACCGTGGAGACGTTGCGCCGGATCGGCGCCGCGCATCGGCGCTTCGGCACCACCGGCTTCCTGCCGACCCTGATCAGCGACCGCTTGGAAGTGATGCGTGCGGCGCTGGCCGCCGTGGAGCAGGCGCTGGCCGAAGGCGTGCCGGGCGTGCTCGGCATCCATCTGGAAGGCCCGTACCTGGCGCCGGCGCGCAAGGGCGTGCACGACCCGAAATACTTCCACGCGCCAGGCAGCGACGAGCTGGCGCTGCTGTGCGCGCCGCACCGCGGCGTGCGCCTGCTTACGCTGGCGCCGGACCAGGTGCCGCTGGCCAGCATCGGTGCGCTGGCCGCCGCCGGGCTGATCGTCTGCGCCGGGCATACCGCGGCCGACTACGAGACGACCCGTGCCGCGCTCGCGGCAGGCGTGCGCGGATTCACCCATCTGTTCAACGCGATGACCCCGTTCGGCAGCCGCGAGCCGGGCGTGGTCGGCGCCGCGCTGGAGGACGCCGACAGCTGGTGCGGCATCATCGCCGACGGCCACCACGTGCACCCGGCCAGCCTGCGCGTGGCGATCGCCGCCAAGCCGCGCGGCAAGATGCTGCTGGTCACCGATGCGATGCCGCCGGTCGGCGCGGATCGTCCCGACTACGTGCTCAACGGCGAAACCGTCATCGTGCAAGACGGCATCTGCCGGACCGCACAAGGCGTGCTTGCCGGTTCCGCGCTGGACATGGCCAGCGCGGTGCGCAATGCGGTGCAGTTGCTCGGCCTGTCGCTGGAGGAAGCGGTGCGCATGGCCAGCACCTATCCCGCCGAGTTCCTCGGCCTGGGCGGCAGTCATGGCCGCATCGCTCCCGGCTATCGGGCCGACCTGGTGATGCTGGACGATGAGTGCCGTGTGCAGCAGAGCTGGATTGGTGGAAGCCCGGAATAG
- a CDS encoding GntR family transcriptional regulator, giving the protein MEAALANEYRRICRDPATHQPLAYLRLRRAIRNIVEHRDIEPGQALPSERDLSQALKLSRVTVRKAIAGLVEEGLLTQRHGAGTFIAERIVKPMSRLTSFTEDLRERGLSPRSEFFERGIGEVTPEESMALNLSPGSLVVRLHRVRYGQDEPLAIERSVVPASVLPDPLLVRDSLYEALEKLNARPRRALQRLRAVSLNAQQARLLHVNVGSAGLSIERRSFLDDGRVVEFTCSWYRGDIYDFVAELQTD; this is encoded by the coding sequence ATGGAAGCTGCCCTCGCCAACGAATACCGCCGGATCTGCCGCGATCCGGCCACGCACCAGCCGCTGGCCTACCTGCGCCTGCGCCGGGCGATCCGCAACATCGTCGAGCACCGCGACATCGAGCCGGGCCAGGCGCTGCCCAGCGAACGCGACCTGTCGCAGGCGCTGAAGCTGTCGCGGGTGACCGTGCGCAAGGCAATCGCCGGACTGGTCGAGGAAGGCCTGCTGACCCAGCGCCACGGTGCCGGCACCTTCATCGCCGAGCGCATCGTCAAGCCGATGTCGCGGCTGACCAGCTTCACCGAGGACCTGCGCGAGCGCGGCCTGTCGCCGCGTTCCGAGTTTTTCGAGCGTGGCATCGGCGAAGTGACGCCGGAGGAATCGATGGCGCTGAACCTGTCGCCCGGCTCGCTGGTGGTGCGCCTGCACCGCGTGCGCTACGGCCAGGACGAACCGTTGGCGATCGAGCGCAGCGTGGTGCCGGCCAGCGTGCTGCCCGATCCGCTGCTGGTGCGCGACTCGCTGTACGAGGCGCTGGAAAAACTCAACGCGCGCCCGCGCCGTGCACTGCAGCGGCTGCGTGCGGTATCGCTGAACGCGCAGCAGGCGCGGCTGCTGCACGTCAACGTGGGCAGCGCGGGGCTGAGCATCGAGCGGCGCAGTTTTCTGGACGACGGCCGCGTGGTCGAGTTCACCTGTTCCTGGTATCGCGGCGACATCTACGATTTCGTCGCCGAATTGCAGACCGACTGA
- a CDS encoding TonB-dependent receptor produces MSLGGVAMAQSTTGSIFGQAPAAAGETVSATNATGLTREVAVDSSGRFQISNVPVGVYTVSLKKDGAVVDTRKVSLAPNAGTVVTFSAETTSLSAVTVSANALPAIDVSSVSSSTVITAADLRKLPISRNAESIALLAPGTVKGSGFFPNAVAFGGSSVSENAYYVNGYNTGEPYKNLGGFALPYGAIDQQETLTGGYSAKYGRSDGGVINQIGKRGTNEWHFGAQVLWQPRFLEGTPVNNRYGNPAIPADVANPASPDGFTHYQLEDPAKPGTLNQYRNDNKEWETTYSAYVGGPLIQDKLFMFLAAETTRDQTTNVESAANQKVQYLRDKNTKFYGKLDWNITDSNILELTALKQNQSNGAGKTYEFDNSTLKSGAFSSNNDVTKDNAQFYLGHFTSYITDSATLSILYGKARFQDPVVYGNTSPLPFISRPYNQNPAYLPPGTGPNGIVNAQGNTTWTSPQATNATHGLRADFDYRLGDHDLAVGIDNMNYKASHQGPDNQNPFNPAVNYYWRYAPVSAKYPNGRVQKRTIGWATSMTASQKAYYLQDDWQVASNVLLNIGIRNDHFTNYNDVGKAFVDEKNQWEPRIGASWDVNGDSSFKVYGNVGRYYLALPDNAAERAANRSTYITQYFTYTGIDADGVPTGLKSLGAPTSPDGEFGLPKNPDEVTARNLKPEYVDEFILGFDKKLNDEWTYGAKAMWRDLKTAIDDECSAGQIATKMISMGVDPAKVDSNNPDADYYNSLYGASSCRLINPGLTNDMLVKSQNATSSDMIVSMSQKDWGYINGVRRKIGSLNLYLEHPFDGKWMARLDYTFSRGFGNTEGQVRSDFGQGDVSKTEDWDSWQLMDGQDGDLANVRKHQIRFRGAYQITPEWLVSGTLLAQSGTPKECLGYYGTEGVGDPTGYNGGGSGNYHWCHGIRMPPGSAGHTPWTEQVNLGVHYAPAFADHKLGFNLDVINALNQQRPIQTDAAGESAYDGANTVFINNSYGDGIYWQPPRTVRLSVQYDY; encoded by the coding sequence ATGAGCCTCGGCGGTGTCGCCATGGCGCAGTCCACCACGGGCTCCATATTCGGCCAGGCACCGGCAGCGGCGGGCGAAACCGTCTCGGCCACCAACGCGACGGGCCTGACGCGCGAAGTGGCCGTCGACAGCTCGGGCCGTTTCCAGATCAGCAACGTGCCGGTCGGTGTCTACACGGTCTCGCTCAAGAAGGACGGCGCGGTCGTCGACACACGCAAGGTGTCCTTGGCGCCCAATGCCGGCACAGTGGTCACGTTCAGTGCCGAAACGACATCGCTGAGCGCGGTGACCGTCTCGGCCAATGCATTGCCTGCCATCGACGTCTCCAGCGTCAGTTCGAGCACGGTCATCACCGCCGCCGACCTGCGGAAACTGCCGATCAGCCGCAACGCGGAGTCCATCGCCCTCCTCGCCCCGGGCACCGTCAAGGGCAGCGGCTTCTTCCCCAACGCGGTCGCCTTCGGCGGATCGAGTGTGTCCGAGAACGCCTATTACGTGAACGGCTACAACACCGGCGAGCCGTACAAGAACCTGGGTGGCTTTGCGCTGCCCTACGGCGCAATCGACCAGCAGGAAACGCTGACCGGTGGTTACAGCGCCAAGTACGGTCGCTCCGACGGTGGCGTGATCAACCAGATTGGCAAGCGCGGCACCAACGAATGGCACTTCGGTGCCCAGGTGCTCTGGCAGCCGCGGTTCCTCGAGGGCACACCGGTCAACAACCGTTACGGCAACCCCGCAATCCCCGCAGATGTCGCTAACCCCGCCAGCCCAGATGGCTTCACTCATTACCAGTTGGAAGATCCAGCCAAGCCGGGGACGCTGAACCAGTACCGCAACGACAACAAGGAGTGGGAGACAACCTACTCCGCCTACGTTGGCGGTCCGCTGATCCAGGACAAGCTGTTCATGTTCCTGGCAGCCGAGACCACCAGGGACCAGACCACCAATGTCGAATCGGCGGCCAATCAGAAGGTTCAGTATCTGCGTGACAAGAACACCAAGTTCTACGGCAAGCTGGACTGGAACATCACCGACAGCAATATCCTGGAACTGACGGCGCTGAAACAGAACCAGTCCAACGGTGCCGGCAAGACTTATGAATTCGACAACAGCACGCTGAAGTCCGGGGCATTCTCCAGCAACAACGACGTGACCAAGGACAACGCGCAGTTCTACCTTGGCCACTTCACGAGCTACATCACCGACTCGGCCACGTTGAGCATCCTGTACGGCAAGGCCCGCTTCCAGGACCCCGTTGTCTACGGCAACACCAGCCCGCTGCCCTTCATCTCGCGGCCGTACAACCAGAATCCGGCCTACCTGCCGCCTGGCACCGGCCCGAACGGCATTGTGAACGCCCAAGGCAACACCACCTGGACCTCTCCGCAGGCGACCAATGCCACCCATGGCCTGCGTGCCGACTTCGACTACCGTCTGGGCGATCACGACCTCGCCGTCGGTATCGACAACATGAACTACAAGGCCAGCCACCAGGGTCCGGACAACCAGAATCCGTTCAACCCGGCAGTCAACTACTACTGGCGTTACGCCCCCGTTTCCGCTAAATACCCCAACGGTCGCGTGCAGAAGCGCACGATCGGCTGGGCCACCAGCATGACGGCGAGCCAGAAGGCCTATTACCTGCAGGACGACTGGCAGGTGGCGTCCAACGTGCTGCTGAACATCGGCATCCGCAACGACCACTTCACCAACTACAACGACGTGGGCAAGGCGTTCGTCGACGAGAAGAACCAGTGGGAGCCGCGTATCGGCGCCAGCTGGGACGTGAATGGTGATTCCTCGTTCAAGGTCTATGGCAACGTGGGCCGCTACTACCTCGCGCTGCCGGACAATGCAGCCGAACGTGCGGCAAACCGCTCGACCTACATCACCCAGTACTTCACCTATACCGGCATTGATGCGGACGGTGTGCCGACGGGTCTGAAATCGCTGGGCGCCCCCACGTCACCGGATGGCGAATTCGGCTTGCCCAAGAATCCGGACGAAGTCACTGCGCGCAACCTCAAGCCCGAATACGTGGATGAGTTCATCCTCGGCTTCGACAAGAAGCTCAATGACGAGTGGACCTACGGTGCCAAGGCGATGTGGCGCGACCTGAAGACCGCCATCGACGACGAATGTTCGGCGGGCCAGATCGCCACCAAGATGATCAGCATGGGTGTCGACCCGGCCAAGGTCGATTCCAACAATCCGGATGCCGATTATTACAACTCGCTGTACGGCGCATCGTCGTGCCGCCTGATCAACCCGGGCCTTACCAATGACATGCTGGTGAAGTCGCAAAATGCGACCAGCAGCGACATGATCGTATCGATGAGCCAGAAGGATTGGGGCTATATCAATGGCGTCAGGCGCAAGATCGGTTCGTTGAACCTGTACCTGGAGCATCCGTTCGACGGCAAGTGGATGGCCCGCCTCGACTACACCTTCAGCCGCGGCTTCGGCAATACCGAGGGTCAGGTGCGTTCCGACTTCGGCCAGGGCGACGTGTCCAAGACCGAGGACTGGGACAGCTGGCAGCTGATGGACGGTCAGGATGGCGATCTGGCCAACGTGCGCAAGCACCAGATCCGCTTCCGCGGCGCCTACCAGATCACCCCGGAATGGCTGGTCTCCGGTACGCTGCTGGCCCAGTCCGGCACGCCGAAGGAGTGCCTGGGCTACTACGGCACCGAAGGCGTCGGCGACCCGACCGGTTATAACGGCGGCGGCAGCGGCAATTACCACTGGTGCCACGGTATCCGCATGCCCCCAGGTTCGGCAGGTCATACGCCATGGACGGAGCAGGTCAACCTCGGCGTGCACTATGCGCCGGCGTTTGCCGACCACAAGCTGGGCTTCAACCTGGACGTGATCAACGCACTGAACCAGCAGCGGCCGATCCAGACCGACGCAGCGGGCGAAAGCGCCTACGATGGTGCCAACACCGTGTTCATCAACAACAGCTACGGCGACGGGATCTATTGGCAGCCGCCGCGCACGGTGCGTCTGTCGGTCCAGTACGACTACTGA
- the zwf gene encoding glucose-6-phosphate dehydrogenase, which produces MTASSQSVEPFDLVIFGGTGDLAVRKLLPALFHRFLDGQIPASSRIVGIAREALDDDGYRAQLREALIGVCAAAQLDVFLQQVFYRPLDARKDEGWDDFAALIGSRPGHIRVFYLSTSPELFVDICNRLGQYKLNEGASRVVLEKPIGRDLASANQINDAVGKVFNESQTFRIDHYLGKETVQNLLVLRFGNALFEPLWNAGHIDHVQITVAETLGVGHRGAYYDRAGALRDMVQNHILQLLCMVAMEPPSSLAPDAVRDEKLKVLHSLKAIDDSNAAQLTVRGQYRAGVAEGASVPGYPEELGNSKSNTETFVALKAEIANWRWAGVPFYLRTGKRLPSRVSEIVVTFKPVPHSIFSPDAGTLSQNRLVLRLQPDEGVKLWLTIKHPGPGGLRLRHVPLDMSFAEAFGVQQPDAYERLLLDVVRGNPTLFMRRDEVEAAWRWAGPILAAWADSGEAPRPYTAGSWGPSAAVALIERDGRTWNEDSE; this is translated from the coding sequence GTGACTGCTTCCTCCCAATCGGTCGAACCGTTCGACCTGGTGATCTTCGGCGGCACCGGCGATCTCGCCGTGCGCAAATTGCTGCCGGCCCTGTTCCACCGTTTCCTCGACGGCCAGATCCCGGCCAGCAGCCGCATCGTCGGCATCGCCCGCGAGGCGCTGGACGACGACGGCTACCGCGCGCAGCTGCGCGAGGCGCTGATCGGCGTGTGCGCGGCGGCGCAGCTCGACGTGTTCCTGCAGCAGGTGTTCTACCGCCCGCTGGACGCGCGCAAGGACGAGGGCTGGGACGACTTCGCCGCCCTCATCGGCAGCCGGCCCGGGCATATCCGCGTGTTCTATCTGTCCACTTCGCCCGAGTTGTTCGTCGACATCTGCAACCGGCTGGGCCAGTACAAGCTCAACGAAGGTGCCTCGCGCGTGGTGCTGGAGAAACCGATCGGGCGCGACCTGGCCAGCGCGAACCAGATCAACGACGCGGTCGGCAAGGTCTTCAACGAGTCGCAGACCTTCCGCATCGACCACTACCTCGGCAAGGAAACCGTGCAGAACCTGCTGGTGCTGCGCTTCGGCAACGCGCTGTTCGAGCCGCTGTGGAACGCCGGCCATATCGACCACGTGCAGATCACCGTGGCCGAAACCCTCGGCGTCGGCCATCGCGGCGCCTACTACGACCGCGCCGGTGCGCTGCGCGACATGGTGCAGAACCACATCCTGCAGCTGCTGTGCATGGTGGCGATGGAGCCGCCGTCGTCACTGGCGCCCGACGCGGTGCGCGACGAGAAACTGAAGGTGCTGCATTCGCTGAAAGCCATCGACGACAGCAACGCCGCCCAGCTCACCGTGCGCGGGCAGTACCGCGCCGGCGTGGCCGAGGGCGCCAGCGTGCCCGGCTATCCGGAGGAACTGGGCAACAGCAAGTCGAACACCGAAACCTTCGTGGCGTTGAAGGCCGAGATCGCGAACTGGCGCTGGGCCGGCGTGCCGTTCTACCTGCGCACCGGCAAGCGGCTGCCGAGCCGGGTGTCGGAGATCGTGGTCACCTTCAAGCCGGTGCCGCACTCGATCTTCAGCCCCGACGCCGGCACCCTGTCGCAGAACCGGCTGGTGCTGCGCCTGCAGCCGGACGAAGGCGTGAAACTGTGGCTGACCATCAAGCACCCCGGTCCCGGCGGCCTGCGCCTGCGCCACGTGCCGCTGGACATGAGCTTTGCCGAGGCGTTCGGCGTGCAGCAGCCGGATGCGTACGAACGCCTGCTGCTCGACGTGGTACGCGGCAATCCCACCCTGTTCATGCGCCGCGACGAAGTGGAAGCGGCATGGCGCTGGGCCGGCCCGATCCTGGCCGCCTGGGCCGACAGCGGCGAGGCGCCGCGGCCATACACCGCCGGCAGCTGGGGCCCGAGCGCCGCGGTGGCGCTGATCGAGCGCGACGGCCGCACCTGGAACGAAGACAGTGAGTAG
- the pgl gene encoding 6-phosphogluconolactonase, which translates to MTTHLNVTTHSFTDCRAQATALAERVAERLRSGLAERGHAVLAVSGGSTPKDFFASLSREKLDWAKVQVTLVDERWVTETDERSNARLVKSLLLQHAAGAAQFLPLYTGDITPEAGLATANARIDALPLPFDAVVLGMGDDGHTASFFPGGDHLAEALDLEGHARVLPMHAPGAGEPRITLSLPTLLETRALYLLVAGEKKRDLLADARLGLGAARDYPVRAVLTQQRVPVAVYWCP; encoded by the coding sequence ATGACCACCCATCTGAACGTCACCACGCACAGCTTCACCGATTGCCGCGCGCAGGCCACGGCACTGGCCGAACGCGTCGCCGAACGCCTGCGCAGCGGATTGGCCGAACGCGGCCACGCCGTGCTGGCGGTCTCCGGCGGCAGCACGCCGAAGGATTTCTTCGCCAGCCTGTCGCGCGAGAAACTCGACTGGGCCAAGGTGCAGGTGACCCTGGTCGACGAACGCTGGGTGACGGAGACCGATGAGCGCTCGAATGCACGGCTGGTGAAGTCGCTGCTGCTGCAGCACGCCGCCGGTGCCGCGCAGTTCCTTCCGCTGTACACCGGCGACATCACTCCCGAAGCCGGGCTGGCCACCGCCAACGCGCGCATCGATGCGCTGCCGCTGCCGTTCGACGCGGTGGTGCTGGGCATGGGCGACGACGGCCACACTGCCTCGTTCTTCCCCGGTGGCGACCACCTGGCCGAGGCGCTGGACCTGGAAGGCCACGCCCGCGTGCTGCCGATGCATGCGCCCGGCGCCGGCGAACCGCGCATCACGCTGAGCCTGCCGACCCTGCTGGAAACGCGCGCGCTGTACCTGCTGGTGGCCGGCGAGAAGAAACGCGACCTGCTCGCCGACGCGCGGCTCGGCCTCGGCGCCGCACGGGACTACCCGGTGCGCGCGGTGCTGACCCAGCAGCGCGTGCCGGTGGCGGTGTACTGGTGCCCGTAG
- a CDS encoding sulfotransferase encodes MSVTDTSISSTALFRRVREFIDGKQWTAAQKALESLLQSEPQNVPLRIELAAVILRQGRMRAATSQLLQAVPMLPNDVLTIIHLAWHLSINGEIQGARACLAHLGRAPDPPAEVLSEQAQLHWMLGEISEARTCMDRAVAQGVTTSSEYYLNAMLHQFTGRIAEAESVLLACLQRWPRHGDSAIILANLRKQTLESNHLELFRGSLAGMATDSVAVRDKFSRAEFESATFKVHDDLGQRGEAWAALERSNALMQEINLYDEAGESALTEALIHCSDILATLTTGSMPRFDGPIPIFIVGMPRSGTTLLDHMLSSHSDVVSAGEILDFQRQFHWVTDVAPRGTEGMLAAISRCEEVDFDFAELGARYLKQTQWRAQGHRYYIDKLPINVRMVPFIRRALPQARILHMTRDPMDVCWSNLKMMSGMASPYCYEQHALAHYYSEYVRLTDHWRASLPGVMFDVSYASLVNDPAATLHQVLHHCGLEMEEDCLHPERNVAPVATPSSVQVREAIHSRTLGQWRRYAAQLSPLQQALVDYGVRVD; translated from the coding sequence ATGAGCGTCACCGATACATCCATCTCGAGCACCGCACTTTTCCGACGGGTCCGAGAGTTCATTGACGGCAAACAGTGGACAGCGGCGCAGAAAGCGCTCGAATCACTCTTGCAGAGTGAGCCGCAAAACGTTCCGTTACGTATCGAGCTTGCCGCCGTGATTCTCCGACAAGGCCGCATGCGTGCTGCCACTTCGCAGCTGCTGCAGGCGGTGCCGATGCTGCCCAATGACGTCCTGACAATCATCCATCTGGCGTGGCACCTGTCGATCAATGGCGAAATTCAGGGCGCGCGCGCGTGCCTGGCGCACCTCGGGCGCGCGCCCGATCCTCCGGCAGAGGTGCTGAGCGAACAAGCTCAACTCCACTGGATGCTCGGGGAAATATCCGAAGCGCGGACATGTATGGACCGAGCCGTGGCGCAGGGTGTCACGACAAGCAGTGAATACTATCTCAACGCCATGCTGCATCAATTCACGGGCAGGATAGCCGAGGCCGAAAGCGTGTTGCTGGCATGCCTGCAGCGCTGGCCGCGCCATGGTGACTCAGCGATCATTCTCGCCAATCTGCGCAAGCAGACACTGGAGTCAAATCACCTTGAACTCTTTCGTGGCTCGCTGGCTGGAATGGCGACGGACAGCGTCGCTGTCCGCGACAAGTTTTCCCGAGCCGAATTTGAATCAGCGACCTTCAAGGTACATGACGACCTGGGGCAGCGAGGGGAAGCATGGGCGGCACTGGAACGCAGCAATGCGCTAATGCAAGAAATAAATCTCTACGACGAAGCCGGCGAGAGTGCACTGACCGAGGCGCTGATCCATTGCTCGGACATACTCGCCACGCTGACAACTGGCAGCATGCCTCGGTTCGATGGCCCGATTCCCATTTTCATCGTTGGAATGCCCCGCTCGGGAACGACCTTGCTCGACCATATGCTTTCTAGTCACTCGGATGTGGTTTCCGCTGGCGAGATCCTGGATTTCCAGCGGCAGTTCCATTGGGTAACCGATGTTGCGCCCAGAGGCACGGAAGGCATGCTGGCGGCTATCAGCCGCTGTGAAGAGGTGGACTTTGACTTTGCCGAGCTAGGCGCCCGCTACCTGAAACAGACCCAGTGGCGCGCACAGGGGCATCGTTATTACATCGACAAGCTACCCATCAACGTGCGAATGGTGCCGTTCATCCGCCGCGCATTGCCGCAGGCGCGGATACTGCATATGACGCGCGATCCGATGGATGTTTGCTGGTCCAATCTCAAGATGATGTCCGGCATGGCGTCCCCTTATTGCTACGAACAACACGCACTTGCGCACTATTACAGTGAGTATGTGCGCCTGACGGACCATTGGCGGGCAAGCTTGCCAGGCGTCATGTTCGACGTCTCATATGCCTCGCTGGTCAATGACCCTGCGGCGACTCTTCATCAGGTGTTGCACCATTGCGGACTGGAAATGGAAGAGGACTGCCTGCATCCCGAGCGCAACGTCGCGCCCGTGGCGACCCCCAGCAGCGTCCAGGTGCGCGAAGCGATTCATTCCCGCACCCTTGGCCAGTGGCGCCGCTACGCGGCCCAGCTGAGCCCGTTGCAACAAGCACTCGTCGACTACGGTGTGAGGGTCGACTGA
- a CDS encoding SIS domain-containing protein: MDARDTLMYQEAHESAAVVARQFAANEAVVAALAQSLRAQPPRFIVTCARGSSDHAAAYAKYVFETQLGIATASASPSVTSVYAAEQQWQGALFIAISQSGKSPDLLRNAQAAKIAGARVVALVNVEDSPLAALADTVIPLHAGSERSVAATKSYIAALAAVLHLCARWRGDVELGAALQALPDALRSGWDADWSALGEGLVHAHNLFVVGRGYGLGIALEAALKFKETCGLHAEAFSAAEVKHGPMALVGPNFPVLCFGQDDDTLAGTLAVADEFRGRGAQVFVAAPGRHGSGMLPVASGLPALCTPLLIIQSFYRAASALSLRRGFNPDVPPHLNKVTETV, encoded by the coding sequence ATGGACGCCCGCGACACCTTGATGTACCAGGAGGCGCACGAGTCGGCCGCGGTGGTCGCGCGCCAGTTCGCCGCGAACGAGGCCGTCGTCGCTGCGCTGGCGCAATCGCTGCGCGCGCAGCCGCCGCGCTTCATCGTCACCTGCGCGCGTGGAAGCTCCGATCACGCCGCGGCGTACGCGAAGTACGTGTTCGAGACCCAGCTCGGCATCGCCACCGCGTCGGCGTCGCCGTCGGTCACCTCGGTCTATGCGGCCGAGCAGCAGTGGCAGGGCGCGCTGTTCATCGCGATCTCGCAGTCGGGCAAGAGCCCCGACCTGCTGCGCAACGCGCAGGCGGCGAAGATTGCTGGCGCACGCGTGGTGGCGCTGGTGAATGTCGAGGATTCGCCGCTGGCGGCGCTGGCCGACACGGTGATCCCGCTGCACGCGGGCTCGGAGCGCAGCGTGGCGGCGACCAAGAGCTACATCGCCGCGCTGGCCGCGGTGCTGCACCTGTGCGCGCGCTGGCGCGGCGACGTCGAGCTGGGCGCCGCACTGCAGGCGTTGCCGGATGCGCTGCGCAGCGGCTGGGATGCGGACTGGTCGGCGCTGGGCGAAGGCCTGGTCCATGCACACAACCTGTTCGTGGTTGGCCGCGGCTACGGCCTCGGCATCGCGCTGGAGGCGGCGCTGAAGTTCAAGGAAACCTGCGGCCTGCACGCCGAGGCGTTCAGTGCCGCCGAGGTGAAGCATGGCCCGATGGCCCTGGTCGGGCCGAACTTCCCGGTGCTGTGTTTCGGCCAGGACGACGATACGCTGGCCGGCACGCTGGCCGTGGCCGATGAATTCCGCGGCCGCGGCGCGCAGGTGTTCGTGGCCGCGCCCGGCCGCCACGGCAGCGGCATGCTGCCGGTGGCCAGCGGGCTGCCGGCGCTGTGCACGCCGCTGCTGATCATCCAGAGCTTCTACCGCGCCGCCAGCGCCTTGTCGCTGCGCCGTGGCTTCAACCCCGACGTGCCACCGCATCTCAACAAGGTCACGGAAACCGTCTGA